A single region of the Glycine max cultivar Williams 82 chromosome 20, Glycine_max_v4.0, whole genome shotgun sequence genome encodes:
- the LOC100787224 gene encoding uncharacterized protein produces MQYNRRREEEHGVPHRFESEPDPFRRNRRDGSDSARQRKVSPLKVDGVRRVGGGGNKGGSDGFEGRDYDWQHVGGGRRSARVRSRSPPAEPVRKRSHFDDGVGHNRSCSPPQPPPPGLRARYELSKTTDYSVDDGNLDGKRVYLDREQDLVEGRLGGMVDQKFVVRENELGGSYGYRSIPPDMDVSVTTRYKEAGEHLPLLPRGVPAGRFEHGRLHHRDGPPMDKMPITESHSRAEKTIVHARDVSYSAVSPSYAKDFAGPSHMRDYGDSSIEMSRGDFLCSHGDGICLPASYDLSRNSRKLAEPVGFSGHGQRAIIDTARGPEIGLRNMACHQRCEFSPTRTEHEDYLNHKLQVRAAQDELLYQYDDLPRRIAPHGRLDYEQSVTEYDNREFSRPCIPHPDLDRTGKSEDSYGNQRRVIVHDHPALQKPKYFDYHDVRRTSIASMQGEAYLRSGYKHLENGKSIPQDYEVSHMGAPEADRLPILRTEYESRRDRGPGLQQERFQSPPLSKHNSETYRQGVKVQEMRQDLGIHDHSDRLMKRKYNPNDEIDVHDLRTIKSSKWGATEEFQDAYECEEWVDDRDMDMLYSSGNVEFNPKIYRKYKKEYDELENEEDFPSDEWVIPQGSMGHVQRHSFQFRKYSNQNIKHHSKSSSSNWYKSQHFSKRNAIQKQPKVWKKYHGYDENKHAANDESSEDWISAAESEPTEGSEEFNQMVHENFLMYSKKLNLNLYVQRRYEDQGKAGSLYCIVCGRSSSKEFMDTQRLVTHAFMSHKAGLRAKHLGLHKAVCVLMGWDTVVPQDTVTWVPQVLPQAEALAQKEDLILWPPIVIIHNISMSDDNPQNWKVVSMETIEGFLRGKGFVRGRIKLCLGKPADQSVVLVKFLGTFGGLGDAERLHKYLSDNNHGRAEYERVKSEGIKSCNISETDEGDKVENILYGYVGIAEDLDKLDFNSKKWSMVKSRKEIDDLDKAPVKTDEKR; encoded by the exons ATGCAATATAATAGGCGGCGCGAGGAAGAGCACGGTGTACCGCACCGATTCGAATCGGAACCCGACCCATTTCGGAGAAACCGACGAGATGGGTCGGATTCGGCACGGCAGAGGAAGgtgagccctctgaaggtggaTGGGGTGAGAAGGGTTGGTGGTGGTGGGAACAAAGGGGGTTCTGATGGGTTTGAAGGGAGGGACTATGATTGGCAGCATGTGGGTGGTGGTAGAAGGAGTGCTAGGGTTCGGTCAAGGTCACCTCCTGCTGAACCAGTGAGGAAAAGGTCACATTTTGATGATGGGGTTGGCCATAATAGAAGTTGCTCACCaccacaaccaccaccaccaggcTTGAGAGCAAGATATGAGTTGTCAAAAACCACGGATTACTCTGTTGATGATGGAAACTTGGATGGAAAGCGTGTATACCTTGATAGAGAGCAGGACTTGGTTGAGGGCAGGTTGGGTGGTATGGTGGATCAGAAGTTTGTGGTACGTGAAAATGAACTTGGAGGATCGTATGGATATAGGTCTATTCCACCGGATATGGATGTAAGTGTGACAACACGGTACAAAGAAGCTGGTGAGCACTTGCCTCTACTGCCAAGGGGTGTGCCGGCGGGTAGATTTGAGCATGGGCGACTACATCACAGAGATGGTCCACCTATGGACAAGATGCCCATCACAGAATCACACAGTAGGGCGGAAAAAACTATAGTTCATGCTAGGGATGTTTCGTATTCTGCTGTATCTCCCTCTTACGCAAAAGATTTTGCAGGCCCTTCTCACATGAGGGATTATGGAGACTCCTCCATAGAAATGTCAAGGGGTGATTTTCTATGTTCACATGGTGATGGCATCTGTTTACCTGCATCTTATGATCTATCAAGGAACAGCAGGAAACTTGCAGAACCTGTAGGGTTTAGTGGGCATGGGCAAAGGGCAATTATAGACACTGCTAGAGGTCCTGAAATTGGGCTAAGGAATATGGCATGTCACCAACGATGTGAGTTTAGTCCTACCAGGACTGAGCATGAGGATTATCTTAATCACAAATTACAGGTAAGAGCAGCACAGGATGAGTTATTATATCAGTATGATGATTTACCTAGAAGGATAGCTCCTCATGGCCGATTGGACTATGAGCAATCTGTAACAGAATATGATAATAGGGAATTTTCCAGACCTTGTATTCCACATCCAGATTTAGATAGAACTGGTAAGAGTGAAGATTCTTATGGCAATCAAAGAAGGGTTATTGTACATGATCACCCTGCATTGCAGAAGCCAAAGTATTTTGACTATCATGATGTGAGAAGAACATCAATTGCATCGATGCAAGGTGAGGCTTATTTGCGATCTGGATATAAGCATCTTGAAAATGGGAAGAGTATTCCACAAGACTATGAAGTTTCACATATGGGTGCACCTGAGGCTGATCGATTACCAATTTTAAGAACAGAATATGAATCTCGAAGAGATAGAGGTCCTGGGCTCCAGCAAGAAAGATTTCAAAGTCCACCTTTGTCTAAACATAATTCAGAAACCTACAGACAAGGTGTCAAGGTGCAGGAAATGAGACAGGATCTTGGTATTCATGATCATTCAGATAgacttatgaaaagaaaatacaatcCAAATGATGAAATAGATGTTCATGATTTGAGAACAATAAAATCAAGTAAATGGGGTGCAACTGAAGAATTTCAAGATGCATATGAATGTGAAGAGTGGGTAGATGACCGAGATATGGATATGTTGTATTCATCTGGTAATGTTGAATTTAACCCTAAGATATACAGGAAGTATAAGAAAGAATATGACGAgttggagaatgaagaagattttCCATCTGATGAGTGGGTTATACCTCAAGGTTCTATGGGACATGTACAAAGGCATTCATTTCAATTTCGGAAGTATTCCAATCAAAATATAAAGCATCACTCAAAGTCTAGTTCTTCAAACTGGTATAAATCCCAGCATTTTTCTAAGAGAAATGCAATTCAAAAGCAGCCTAAAGTTTGGAAAAAGTATCATGGATATGATGAGAATAAGCATGCAGCTAATGATGAATCATCTGAAGATTGGATAAGTGCTGCAGAATCTGAGCCAACTGAGGGCTCTGAGGAATTTAATCAAATGGTACATGAAAATTTCTTAATGTACTCCAAGAAGTTGAATCTGAACTTATATGTGCAAAGAAGGTACGAGGACCAGGGAAAAGCGGGTAGTTTGTACTGCATCGTATGTGGCAGAAG CTCGTCGAAAGAATTCATGGACACTCAACGCCTAGTAACTCATGCTTTTATGTCCCATAAGGCCGGGTTGAGAGCAAAGCACTTGGGTCTTCACAAAGCAGTTTGTGTTCTGATGGGATGGGATACTGTTGTTCCTCAAGATACAGTAACTTGGGTTCCCCAGGTCTTGCCTCAGGCAGAGGCTTTGGCTCAaaaggaggatttgattctttgGCCTCCTATTGTTATCATCCATAACATATCGATGTCTGATGACAATCCACAAAACTGGAAGGTTGTAAGCATGGAAACAATTGAGGGATTTCTAAGAG GCAAAGGTTTTGTGAGAGGAAGAATCAAATTATGCTTAGGGAAGCCTGCAGATCAAAGTGTTGTATTGGTGAAATTCCTTGGCACGTTTGGTGGGCTGGGAGATGCAGAGAGGCTTCATAAATATCTTTCTGATAATAATCACGGTAGAGCTGAATATGAGAGAGTAAAGTCTGAAGGTATTAAAAGCTGTAACATTAGCGAGACAGATGAGGGAGACAAAGTGGAGAATATTCTTTATGGCTATGTGGGAATTGCGGAGGACTTGGACAAACTAGATTTCAATAGTAAGAAATGGAGTATGGTAAAGAGTAGGAAGGAGATTGATGACCTGGATAAAGCTCCTGTTAAAACCGATGAGAAGCGATAG
- the LOC100793572 gene encoding protein translocase subunit SecA gives MGLVCSNREEMQKMKNLGSSGRLSAEEYEDEEISKLTISTFQSKEEEIERKKMEVREKVEFQLGRAEEETRRLAHIWEELEVLDDPMRKEVAMVRKKIDLANKDLKPLGLNFQKKEKEYKEALEAFNEKNKEKAHLVATLVEMLTESERLRMKKLEELCKTIESMSLKQ, from the exons ATGGGCCTAGTTTGCAGCAACAGAGAGGAAATGCAGAAAATGAAGAACCTTGGAAGCAGTGGGAGGCTATCAGCAGAAGAGTATGAGGATGAGGAGATTTCAAAACTGACCATCTCCACATTTCAATCTAAGGAAGAGGAgattgagaggaaaaagatgGAAGTGAGAGAGAAAGTTGAATTTCAACTTGGTCGTGCTGAAGAAGAGACTAGGCGCTTGGCACACATTTGGGAA GAGCTTGAAGTGCTGGATGATCCCATGAGGAAGGAAGTTGCAATGGTACGCAAGAAGATTGACTTGGCTAACAAAGATTTAAAGCCACTGGGACTCAACTTCCAGAAAAAG GAGAAAGAGTATAAAGAAGCCCTGGAAGCTTTCAACGAAAAGAACAAAGAGAAGGCTCATCTAGTAGCCACACTAGTTGAG ATGCTGACTGAGAGTGAAAGACTGAGGATGAAGAAATTGGAAGAGCTATGCAAGACCATAGAGTCTATGTCACTGAAACAATAA